In the Candidatus Poribacteria bacterium genome, one interval contains:
- a CDS encoding M48 family metallopeptidase, which yields MNTNKVAGTHRRLPLHPADLKDVVWYWADRIGVKVREIHLRQMQQKWASISMKGRLTLNTELLDLPEALTEFVIVHELVHLLVPNHGKLFKGYMSAYLPDWEDRQNRLRSL from the coding sequence ATGAACACCAACAAAGTAGCAGGTACACACCGTAGGCTTCCGTTGCATCCAGCGGATTTAAAGGACGTTGTGTGGTACTGGGCAGACCGTATCGGTGTCAAGGTGCGAGAAATTCATCTCCGTCAGATGCAGCAGAAATGGGCATCTATATCAATGAAGGGACGATTGACACTCAACACAGAACTCCTTGATTTGCCAGAAGCGTTGACAGAATTCGTCATTGTCCACGAGCTGGTGCATCTCCTTGTCCCAAACCACGGCAAATTATTTAAGGGATATATGTCCGCGTATCTTCCAGACTGGGAAGATCGGCAAAATCGTTTGAGATCGCTTTAA
- a CDS encoding DUF5615 family PIN-like protein, with protein MRRYLIDENISPKYRTQLLYHEPSLTVLVIGDEDAPPKSTPDPEILAWCEQHQFNLITNNRESMPQHLSDHIAAGHHVPGIFTINLQVPMGKIIDELLLIAGASDEDEYMDEIKYLPF; from the coding sequence ATGCGTCGGTATCTGATAGACGAAAATATTTCTCCGAAATACCGTACGCAATTGCTTTACCATGAACCATCACTAACGGTCTTGGTGATTGGCGATGAGGATGCTCCTCCGAAAAGCACGCCAGACCCAGAAATCTTAGCGTGGTGTGAACAGCACCAATTTAACTTGATAACAAACAATCGGGAAAGTATGCCGCAACATCTCTCTGACCATATCGCAGCAGGACATCATGTACCCGGCATTTTCACGATTAATCTCCAAGTGCCAATGGGAAAAATTATTGACGAGTTGCTTCTCATCGCTGGTGCATCTGACGAAGACGAATATATGGACGAAATTAAATATCTACCATTTTAA
- a CDS encoding class I SAM-dependent DNA methyltransferase has protein sequence MPKKKTETDTPQPSLFPSENEEQLDISTLETWLLDAANTIRGASDAPKFKDFILPLIFYKRLSDVFDDEFAKQIEEFGNEELAREIVEADHKDALQSGRNPIVRFYIPPEYHWNALRNHPADGHLGEFVTDAMREVARLNPLLQGVLDVKDFSESQSGQRTLDEERLEALIEVLSRHRLGLQDTEPDILGRAYEYLLRKFAEGQGQSAGEFYTPKEVGELMARLLNPEPYTTIYDPACGSGGLLIKGRLQFEEMHPDEKSQAPQIYGQELTPTTYAMAKMNAFLHDFIGAAIQIGDTFRNPRFTDDDATLQRFNYVVANPMWNQKEYDDAFYENDNWNRFSDGIAPSSSADWGWVQHILASLKETGRAAIVLDTGAVSRGSGSQNTDRERDIRKKFVKKDLIEGVILLPENLFYNTSAPGIILLLNRSKPKERKDQILLINLSQHFEKGKPKNILTDEGIDAAREVYQAWESREKLSSVIKLEDAQKTDYNLSPSQFVDIGDKVEHRPVNEILADLTEARITRQKADKTLDDVLAQLGLNEQH, from the coding sequence TTGCCAAAAAAGAAAACCGAAACAGATACACCCCAACCTTCACTCTTCCCATCCGAGAACGAAGAACAACTGGATATCTCCACCCTTGAAACATGGCTACTGGATGCCGCGAATACCATTCGAGGCGCAAGCGATGCCCCAAAATTCAAGGATTTCATCTTACCTCTCATCTTCTACAAACGACTCTCCGATGTGTTTGACGATGAATTTGCCAAACAAATAGAAGAGTTCGGCAATGAAGAATTGGCACGAGAAATTGTTGAGGCAGACCACAAAGACGCACTCCAATCCGGACGGAACCCGATTGTCCGTTTTTACATTCCACCCGAATATCACTGGAACGCACTTCGCAACCACCCCGCCGACGGTCATCTGGGTGAATTTGTTACCGATGCAATGCGCGAAGTCGCACGCCTTAACCCACTATTACAAGGAGTACTTGATGTCAAAGATTTCAGCGAAAGCCAGAGCGGACAACGCACGCTCGACGAAGAACGACTGGAGGCACTGATTGAAGTACTAAGTCGGCATCGGCTTGGACTACAGGACACGGAACCGGACATCCTCGGCCGTGCGTATGAGTATCTATTACGGAAATTTGCTGAAGGGCAGGGACAGAGCGCGGGCGAGTTCTACACACCAAAAGAGGTTGGTGAACTAATGGCGCGTCTCCTCAACCCAGAACCCTACACCACTATCTACGATCCTGCGTGCGGCTCAGGTGGCTTGCTTATCAAAGGGCGGTTGCAATTTGAAGAAATGCACCCGGATGAAAAGAGTCAAGCACCTCAAATATACGGACAAGAATTGACTCCCACCACCTACGCCATGGCAAAGATGAATGCTTTTCTGCACGATTTCATAGGCGCAGCTATTCAGATCGGAGATACCTTCCGCAATCCCCGTTTCACAGATGATGATGCAACACTGCAACGCTTCAATTATGTAGTTGCGAATCCGATGTGGAATCAGAAGGAGTATGACGATGCCTTTTACGAGAACGACAACTGGAACCGATTTTCGGACGGCATCGCACCGAGTTCCTCAGCAGATTGGGGATGGGTACAACATATACTCGCCTCTTTAAAGGAAACTGGACGCGCCGCAATTGTGCTGGATACCGGCGCAGTCTCTCGCGGTTCTGGAAGTCAGAACACCGATCGGGAGCGTGATATCCGCAAAAAGTTTGTGAAGAAAGACTTAATTGAAGGCGTGATCCTTCTGCCCGAAAACCTGTTTTACAATACAAGCGCACCGGGCATTATCTTACTGCTGAACCGCAGCAAGCCAAAGGAACGCAAAGACCAAATCCTACTCATCAATCTCTCCCAGCACTTTGAGAAGGGAAAACCGAAAAATATCCTCACCGATGAAGGAATTGATGCCGCGAGGGAAGTCTATCAGGCGTGGGAGTCTCGTGAGAAGTTGAGCAGCGTTATCAAATTAGAAGATGCGCAAAAAACCGATTACAACCTGAGTCCCTCCCAATTTGTAGACATAGGCGACAAGGTTGAACACCGTCCGGTGAATGAAATTCTTGCAGACTTAACAGAAGCACGCATCACCCGCCAAAAAGCAGATAAGACTTTAGATGATGTGTTGGCACAGCTTGGATTGAATGAACAGCATTAA
- a CDS encoding LamG domain-containing protein gives MKVFMLTLAVTLLLMSATLGIAGEDPDLVAYFPFEGSAEDASGNGNDGKIEGGSKWVKGKFGDAINLDAAAYVELQVSDSLNGDIFKADPFTISAWINPNFEGTTWEHIWRSLPGASGHNTFFLNKDQGLLSWRGQVGGWTVLCQSDGGIVEKDKWMHVAVTGDGDKFKIYADGEKVAETDFQETRGNNVTYRLGGTGGETFAGLMDDYAVFTRALDEDEISLIMDSVEVFLPVEPKGKLATQWAALKR, from the coding sequence ATGAAAGTTTTTATGTTAACTTTGGCAGTCACCCTTCTACTGATGAGTGCTACTTTAGGGATTGCGGGTGAAGATCCTGATTTAGTGGCTTACTTCCCGTTTGAGGGGAGTGCAGAGGATGCATCTGGAAACGGAAACGATGGGAAAATTGAGGGTGGATCCAAGTGGGTTAAAGGCAAATTTGGAGACGCCATCAACCTTGATGCGGCAGCTTATGTCGAACTACAGGTTTCCGATTCTCTCAACGGCGACATTTTCAAAGCAGACCCCTTCACAATTTCCGCTTGGATTAATCCGAATTTTGAAGGTACCACGTGGGAACATATCTGGCGGAGTCTACCGGGTGCTTCCGGACACAATACCTTCTTCCTCAACAAAGACCAAGGACTCCTCTCTTGGCGAGGGCAGGTCGGCGGATGGACAGTCTTATGTCAGAGCGACGGTGGAATCGTTGAAAAGGATAAATGGATGCATGTAGCCGTCACAGGGGATGGCGATAAATTCAAGATTTATGCCGACGGCGAGAAGGTCGCCGAGACCGACTTTCAAGAAACGCGCGGTAACAATGTAACCTACCGTCTTGGCGGCACAGGTGGCGAGACGTTCGCTGGTCTAATGGACGACTACGCCGTCTTCACTCGTGCGTTAGATGAAGATGAAATCAGTCTGATAATGGACAGCGTTGAAGTGTTCTTACCCGTTGAACCGAAAGGCAAGCTCGCAACACAATGGGCAGCCCTCAAACGCTAA
- a CDS encoding HsdR family type I site-specific deoxyribonuclease: MSEYTTVQEPMLRYSDQIGWMRVSQAQAMQMRGGDTGLYFSDVLQAQLLKLNEGIMDASNCADILRQLNLLRSTLEGNQDALSWMHGEQSIFVPNENRERNVTLIDFETPDNNLFHVTDEWSQQSLTDRNRADVVFLINGIPVAVVEAKNANKSDGLELGVQQIRRYHDETPEMFTTAQLFGVTQLHDFFYGVTWNTSRKNLFNWKFEEPTNYEQKVKTFFDRDRFLKVLQQFIIFQSRDDQLTKIVLRQHQTRAVEKVIERIHDPNKRRGLVWHTQGSGKTLTMITIAARLLRGGEQTEKPTVLMVVDRNELESQLFRNITGYGITTLEVAESKDDLERILASDYRGLVVSTIHKFDRRPANLNTRESVIVLIDEAHRTTGGNFGNYLMAALPNATYIGFTGTPIDRLSKGEGTFKVFGIDDEQGYLDKYAIVESIEDGTTMPLNYALAASGLRVDRETLEREFFNLAVTEGISDFEELNAVLNNAVQLKAMMKAPDRVDGIAKYVAEHFRETVEPMRFKAFLVAVDREACALYKQALDKYLPSEYSEVVYSEDNRDSELMKTYYHTEEQEKEIRKKFIDKNEQPKILIVTQKLLTGFDAPILYCMYLDKPMRDHVLLQAIARVNRPYEDEDGLVKPAGFVLDFVGIFDKLENALAFDSDEVASVIQNIDVLKKDFAKRIREDAAAYLPFAEGWDDKAKERAINHFEDKDNRETFFKFFRAVQNLYDILSPDAFLREFIADYEALATLYGLIRNAYSDRPYVDKELTAKTRKLLQAHTESVLFELPDAVYELQADTLQKIDQSDASDTVKVQNLRKALHHTVTSEGSSKPFLISIGERAEAVAEAYENRQVATQDVLAEFRKLAEEYARAARESDRLDLDDNTFAVYTVLKNVIADVNPEQARAVDQVFAQFPDYKWNEHQEKELRMTLYSTLRPTVGMENLIETTNKLLRLERV; this comes from the coding sequence ATGAGCGAGTACACAACTGTCCAAGAACCGATGCTTCGCTATAGCGACCAGATTGGTTGGATGCGCGTATCTCAAGCGCAAGCCATGCAAATGCGTGGTGGCGACACCGGACTCTACTTTTCTGACGTGCTGCAGGCGCAACTGCTGAAGCTCAATGAGGGGATAATGGACGCATCCAACTGCGCCGACATTCTGCGGCAGTTGAATTTGCTCAGATCGACGCTTGAGGGGAATCAAGACGCACTTTCATGGATGCACGGGGAGCAGTCCATTTTTGTTCCCAATGAGAACCGCGAGCGCAATGTCACGTTAATCGATTTTGAGACACCTGATAACAATTTGTTTCACGTCACCGACGAATGGTCGCAGCAAAGTTTAACTGATCGCAACCGCGCCGATGTGGTGTTCCTGATTAACGGAATCCCCGTGGCAGTCGTTGAGGCAAAAAATGCTAACAAATCAGATGGGTTGGAACTCGGTGTTCAGCAGATCCGCCGTTACCACGACGAAACGCCAGAGATGTTCACCACCGCGCAACTTTTCGGTGTGACACAACTGCACGACTTTTTCTACGGTGTTACATGGAATACCAGCCGCAAAAACCTCTTCAACTGGAAATTTGAAGAACCCACCAACTACGAGCAGAAGGTCAAGACGTTCTTCGACCGCGACCGCTTCCTGAAGGTCCTGCAGCAGTTCATCATTTTCCAGAGCAGAGATGACCAACTTACCAAAATTGTGTTGCGTCAACACCAGACGCGTGCGGTGGAGAAAGTCATTGAACGGATTCACGATCCGAACAAGCGACGTGGGCTTGTCTGGCATACACAAGGCAGCGGCAAAACCCTCACCATGATAACCATCGCTGCCCGCCTCCTACGCGGTGGTGAGCAGACTGAAAAGCCCACCGTACTAATGGTGGTTGATCGAAACGAACTGGAGAGCCAACTCTTTAGAAACATTACGGGTTACGGCATCACAACCCTTGAAGTTGCAGAGAGCAAGGATGATCTGGAAAGAATTTTAGCCTCCGATTATCGTGGTTTGGTCGTGTCCACGATTCATAAGTTTGACAGGAGACCTGCGAACCTTAATACCCGCGAAAGCGTGATAGTGCTGATTGACGAGGCACATCGCACAACCGGCGGCAATTTTGGGAATTACCTGATGGCAGCCCTCCCCAATGCGACCTATATCGGCTTTACCGGCACCCCGATCGATAGACTTTCCAAAGGTGAAGGAACGTTTAAGGTGTTCGGCATAGACGACGAACAAGGCTATCTCGACAAATACGCAATCGTGGAATCCATTGAAGATGGCACCACTATGCCGTTGAATTACGCGCTTGCCGCCTCTGGTTTACGGGTTGACCGTGAAACATTGGAACGGGAATTTTTCAACCTTGCAGTAACGGAAGGCATAAGCGACTTTGAGGAACTCAATGCGGTCCTTAACAATGCTGTTCAGTTAAAGGCGATGATGAAAGCACCTGACAGGGTAGATGGCATTGCGAAATACGTTGCGGAACACTTCCGTGAGACTGTGGAACCGATGCGGTTCAAGGCGTTTTTGGTGGCTGTAGACCGTGAGGCGTGCGCTTTGTATAAACAGGCACTGGATAAGTATCTGCCATCGGAGTATTCAGAGGTTGTCTATTCAGAGGACAATCGAGATTCCGAGTTAATGAAAACTTATTATCATACGGAAGAACAGGAAAAAGAAATTCGTAAGAAGTTTATTGACAAAAATGAACAACCGAAGATTCTGATTGTAACTCAGAAGTTATTGACTGGCTTCGATGCACCAATCCTCTACTGCATGTATCTCGATAAACCGATGCGCGATCATGTGCTATTACAAGCAATTGCGCGTGTCAACCGTCCGTATGAAGACGAGGACGGTTTGGTGAAACCCGCCGGTTTCGTCTTAGATTTTGTCGGTATTTTTGACAAGCTCGAAAACGCATTGGCGTTCGATTCTGACGAAGTGGCGAGTGTAATTCAGAATATTGACGTGCTCAAGAAGGATTTCGCCAAGCGGATCCGAGAGGACGCAGCGGCGTATTTACCCTTTGCCGAGGGGTGGGACGATAAAGCAAAGGAACGAGCCATTAATCATTTTGAGGACAAAGACAACCGAGAGACTTTTTTCAAGTTCTTCAGAGCGGTGCAAAATCTCTATGACATACTTTCACCAGATGCATTCTTACGGGAATTCATAGCGGATTATGAAGCGTTGGCAACCCTTTATGGACTGATTCGTAACGCCTATTCTGATCGTCCTTACGTCGATAAGGAATTGACTGCCAAAACGCGCAAACTGTTGCAGGCGCATACCGAAAGCGTTCTATTTGAATTGCCAGATGCCGTTTATGAATTGCAAGCAGATACTTTGCAGAAGATAGATCAGAGCGATGCCTCCGATACGGTCAAGGTCCAGAATTTAAGAAAGGCATTGCATCACACAGTAACCAGCGAAGGCAGCTCCAAACCTTTCCTGATTTCCATTGGCGAACGCGCGGAAGCAGTCGCGGAGGCTTATGAAAATCGTCAGGTTGCAACGCAAGATGTCTTGGCTGAATTCAGAAAATTAGCGGAGGAATATGCGCGTGCTGCAAGAGAGAGCGACCGCCTCGACTTGGATGATAACACCTTCGCGGTCTATACAGTTCTCAAGAACGTTATAGCGGATGTTAACCCAGAACAGGCGCGAGCCGTTGATCAGGTATTTGCGCAATTTCCTGATTATAAGTGGAATGAGCATCAGGAAAAGGAGTTACGGATGACACTCTATAGCACATTAAGACCCACGGTGGGTATGGAAAATCTGATTGAGACAACAAATAAATTGTTGAGGTTGGAGCGGGTATGA
- a CDS encoding restriction endonuclease subunit S, whose product MNNTNFPEHWKVVRFGDITTFTKKPRDLRYSEYNEIPFVPMELIPIAKLSSEEFILKTNDELKSGTYFEPGDILLPKITPSFENRKQCIIKELPTPFGIATTEVIPIREMEGISDISYLFYYLLLPDVRVSLAGKMQGTTGRQRLSKDALVNLQIPLPPLPEQRAIAAVFQAIDEKTAALEQEVEHLDELFHAMLDELMTGQRSAVPLIKDGEL is encoded by the coding sequence ATGAATAATACAAATTTCCCAGAACATTGGAAAGTAGTGCGTTTTGGCGACATTACTACGTTTACAAAGAAACCAAGAGACTTACGATATTCGGAATATAATGAAATCCCATTTGTACCGATGGAATTGATTCCGATTGCCAAACTATCTTCTGAAGAATTCATTCTCAAAACAAACGATGAACTAAAGAGTGGAACCTATTTTGAGCCTGGGGACATTCTTCTTCCTAAAATCACACCATCCTTTGAAAATAGGAAACAGTGCATCATTAAGGAGTTGCCAACGCCATTTGGTATCGCAACAACTGAGGTGATTCCAATTCGGGAAATGGAAGGCATTAGCGATATATCCTACCTTTTCTATTACCTGTTACTTCCTGATGTTCGGGTCTCACTTGCTGGAAAAATGCAAGGTACGACGGGTAGGCAGCGACTAAGTAAAGACGCGCTTGTTAACTTGCAAATACCTCTCCCTCCACTTCCAGAACAACGCGCTATTGCTGCTGTTTTTCAAGCAATTGATGAAAAAACAGCAGCCCTTGAACAAGAAGTGGAACATCTGGATGAACTGTTCCACGCTATGCTTGACGAACTAATGACAGGACAAAGGTCCGCTGTGCCTTTAATCAAAGACGGAGAGCTATAA
- a CDS encoding glycosyltransferase family 4 protein, translated as MKILFLSPTVPFPLTDGGRIRVFNLLKQIAQKSEVTLLALETQPTDAEGVSQLQQLGIQVHLVSNAPTLPRLSFGTLANAFFKRQPITVARYDLPAYRQQFKALIATDIFDLVHYEMFHTAQFRTETDLPGVLSQQNVDSAIWRRLCGETVNPFYKFAYWTQQLAFQRYERVLSPKFDAVTCTSDIDAAVFQQHCAEGVIEIIPNGVDVTHYQPDFSAEAPAHLIYIGSMDWYPNEDAVSFFADEVLPQIHAEVPEVKFSIVGGNPSAHVKKLAEKEGIVVTGRVPEIKPYFAETTVFVVPLRIGSGTRLKILEALAMGKAIVSTSVGAEGLDLKDGEEIFIADEPKVFAEAVTRLLKDPSLRRRIGENGRARVEQDYDWRSISEKLHQLYTRILP; from the coding sequence ATGAAGATTCTTTTTCTTTCCCCTACCGTGCCGTTCCCACTCACTGACGGCGGACGTATCCGGGTGTTTAACCTCCTCAAACAGATCGCGCAGAAAAGCGAAGTGACGTTGCTCGCCTTAGAGACACAACCGACAGATGCAGAAGGGGTTTCCCAACTCCAGCAATTAGGTATTCAGGTGCATCTTGTCTCCAACGCACCGACACTTCCACGTCTATCGTTCGGCACACTCGCCAACGCTTTCTTCAAACGACAACCCATCACTGTTGCGCGCTATGATCTACCTGCCTATCGCCAGCAGTTCAAAGCGTTAATCGCAACCGATATTTTCGACCTCGTCCATTACGAGATGTTCCACACAGCACAGTTTCGGACAGAGACAGATCTGCCCGGTGTGCTTTCACAACAGAACGTCGATTCTGCAATCTGGCGGCGACTTTGTGGCGAGACTGTCAACCCGTTCTATAAGTTCGCATACTGGACGCAGCAACTCGCATTCCAACGCTACGAACGGGTGCTAAGTCCAAAATTCGATGCCGTAACGTGTACCTCCGACATCGATGCCGCCGTTTTCCAACAACACTGTGCAGAAGGCGTTATTGAGATAATTCCGAACGGTGTTGATGTCACGCATTACCAGCCCGACTTTTCTGCTGAGGCTCCCGCACACCTCATCTATATCGGGAGCATGGACTGGTATCCCAACGAGGACGCTGTCTCCTTTTTTGCCGATGAGGTGTTACCTCAGATTCACGCCGAGGTACCCGAGGTCAAATTTTCGATTGTTGGCGGAAATCCATCGGCACATGTCAAAAAGTTAGCGGAGAAAGAAGGGATTGTTGTCACCGGACGTGTGCCGGAGATCAAACCCTATTTCGCAGAGACGACGGTCTTTGTCGTACCGTTGCGCATCGGGAGCGGCACCCGCCTGAAAATCCTTGAAGCTTTGGCGATGGGCAAAGCGATTGTCTCTACCTCAGTCGGTGCGGAGGGGTTGGATCTCAAAGATGGCGAGGAAATCTTCATTGCTGACGAACCAAAGGTCTTTGCCGAGGCGGTCACCCGATTGCTCAAGGACCCGTCCCTTCGCCGTAGGATTGGTGAAAACGGCCGCGCCCGTGTGGAGCAGGATTACGATTGGCGGAGCATCAGCGAGAAACTCCACCAACTCTATACCAGAATCCTCCCCTAA
- the pelA gene encoding pectate lyase — translation MKLRFTTLYVLLILFLSSSDATVPSRYAKQSVEWFQSEEGRRIADNVLTWQTPHGGWPKNRDTASEPFDGKSDDLHGTFDNSATIDELRFLGRAFRATNEPRYQQAFLKGLSHILEAQYPNGGWPQFYPLSKGYPRHITFNDNAMVRILELLRDVSESSDYAFLETGYRTQAEVAVTKGINCILRTQIRQNDKLTAWCAQHDEKTLAPAWARSYEPPSISGAESVGVVRFLMSVEEPTPAIIAAVEGAVEWFRSVTIHGIRLKTFTDAEGQNDRRVVADPDAGPLWARFYELGSNRPIFLDRDSVVRYSFSEIGQERRTGYAYYGGWASKLLADAYPQWREKHKLPKE, via the coding sequence ATGAAACTACGATTTACTACCCTCTATGTTTTACTTATTTTGTTTCTGTCATCTTCCGATGCAACCGTTCCTTCCCGATATGCGAAGCAGTCCGTTGAATGGTTTCAGAGCGAGGAGGGGCGCCGTATAGCCGACAACGTCCTTACGTGGCAGACACCGCACGGCGGTTGGCCCAAGAATAGAGACACGGCATCTGAGCCGTTTGATGGCAAAAGTGACGATCTACACGGAACGTTCGACAACAGTGCGACCATTGACGAACTACGGTTTCTTGGGCGTGCATTTCGTGCGACAAACGAGCCGCGCTATCAACAAGCATTTCTCAAAGGTCTTTCTCATATCCTCGAAGCGCAATACCCGAATGGCGGGTGGCCACAGTTTTATCCACTAAGCAAAGGCTACCCTCGTCACATCACGTTCAATGACAACGCTATGGTGCGAATTCTCGAACTCCTCCGGGATGTCTCTGAATCCTCCGACTATGCGTTTTTGGAAACAGGGTACCGCACTCAGGCTGAAGTTGCAGTAACCAAGGGCATCAACTGCATCCTACGCACGCAAATCAGGCAGAATGATAAGCTCACGGCTTGGTGTGCGCAGCATGACGAAAAAACGCTTGCGCCTGCGTGGGCCCGTTCTTATGAACCGCCATCGATCTCAGGTGCTGAAAGCGTCGGTGTCGTGCGTTTCCTGATGTCTGTCGAGGAACCTACGCCAGCGATCATCGCTGCTGTTGAGGGGGCTGTTGAGTGGTTCAGGAGCGTCACTATCCACGGCATCCGCTTAAAGACGTTCACTGACGCAGAGGGGCAGAACGATAGGCGGGTCGTGGCGGATCCCGACGCGGGACCCCTCTGGGCGCGTTTCTACGAGCTCGGCAGCAACCGTCCAATCTTTCTCGATCGCGACTCGGTGGTCCGCTACTCGTTCTCCGAGATCGGGCAGGAACGCCGCACCGGCTACGCCTACTACGGCGGCTGGGCTTCCAAGCTCCTTGCAGATGCATACCCACAGTGGAGAGAAAAGCACAAGCTCCCAAAGGAATGA